TATTCTTTGCCGCCCACCAATATGACCTTGATCTTTTCCGCGCCTTCCACCACGTGGTTATTGGTCACGACATAGCCTTTGGGGTCAATGATAAAGCCGGAACCCAGACTGCGGGCCTTGTAGCTCTTGGGCATTTCCCCGAAAAACTTATCAAAGAAATCGCGGAAATCCCGGAAGGGCCCCTCAGGACCGAAGGGGCCTTCTGGTCCCATTCCCGGTCCCTGTGGTCCTTGCGGCCCCGGTTTCTGTCCCGGGCGCCTCTGGCCCTGGCCGAAAAATTCCGGCATCTGGTTCTTGACTACTTTTTCCGTGCTGATATTGACCACAGCGCCCGAGACTTCTTTGGCCAGCTTGGCGAAGGTATCCGGGGCCAGGTAGGTGGGAGCTTGGGCTTGGGTCGGAACTGGCGCTGGCGCTTGAGCCCATGACGGCTGCGTCGTCGGACTTAAGGGTCCCAGACCCAACAAGGTCCCAACCAAGATCAGACTAATTATGAGACTGCGCTTTTTCATCTTTCTTCTCCTCTTGCTTCTGGCTGGGCGCTGGACCCGGCAGGGACGTCATGGCAGACTTTTTCCCCACGATAACCAGGAGATATTTGTCGGGGTGGATATACTTGTCGGCAACCTGCTGAATATCAGCGGGCGTTAAGTGCTGGATGAGTTCCGGATAGCGCCAGGGGTAGTCCAGACCAAGGCCGTAGACCTCCACATAACCCAAGAGCCCGGCGCGTTTGGACATGGAGTCCATCTTCCGGGAAAAACTGCCCACCAGGTAAGACTTGGCGTCTTTTAACTCCTCGGCCGTCACCGCCTGGGTCTTGATGCGGTTCAGTTGCGCCACCACCTGGTTGATGGCCTCAGCCGCGCTGGCGTTTTTGGTTTCCAGGGCCACGGCAAAGGGGCCGGGTTCCAACCCCGGAGAAAAAGCACTGGAGACGCTGTAAGCCAACCCCCGATTAACCCGAATATCGTCCATCAACCGGGAGGAAAAACCTCCGCCGCCTAGGATGTAATTCATCACCTGGAAGGCGTAAAAATCCGGATTGTTGCGGGTAATCCCCAGGCTACCCAGGACGATATTGGCCTGGCTGATATCTTTATCGATTATTACTTCCTGGCGTTGCGTCAGGGGCGGAATAGGCGGCAGCTTGGACGATGGGATCGGGATCGCGGTCCAGGCCCCGAAGGTCTTAGTCACCCACTGGCGAGCCTCATCCAAGGTCAAGTCCCCCACCAGAGAAAGCACAGCATTATTGGGGCGATAGTATTGCCGGTGAAAGTCCACCAAGTCGTTGCGCGTGATGGCCGACAGTCCCTGGACAGTGCCCCGGACAGGATGGCCGTATGGAAAAGAACCATAGAGGTTTTTGGCGAAGGCTCGCGAGGCTACCACCATGGGCTCATCTTCTTCGCTCGCCAGCGCCGCCTTAAACTGGCTCACTTTCCGCTGCATCTCCGCCACCGGAAAGGTGGGGTTCAGCAAAATATCCTTCAACAGGTCCAGGGCCGGCCCTAAATCCTTTTTTAACACGGTCAGACTCACCGTGGCGAAATCATCGCCTCCGGCCGCCGAGAGGTGCGCCCCCATAAAATCCAGTTCTTCGGCAATTTTGGCCGAATCGCGGGATTTGGTGCCGTTGAGTAGGAGAGAGGCCGTCAGGTTGGCCAGACCCTCTTTCCCCGGAGGTTCTTCCAGCGTCCCC
Above is a genomic segment from Desulfobaccales bacterium containing:
- a CDS encoding pitrilysin family protein → MVKKVLKRFTWVVIGVFLLSSAAFAALQTPVLGTREKLPNNLVWLFSQQSELPLVTLELIIKAGTLEEPPGKEGLANLTASLLLNGTKSRDSAKIAEELDFMGAHLSAAGGDDFATVSLTVLKKDLGPALDLLKDILLNPTFPVAEMQRKVSQFKAALASEEDEPMVVASRAFAKNLYGSFPYGHPVRGTVQGLSAITRNDLVDFHRQYYRPNNAVLSLVGDLTLDEARQWVTKTFGAWTAIPIPSSKLPPIPPLTQRQEVIIDKDISQANIVLGSLGITRNNPDFYAFQVMNYILGGGGFSSRLMDDIRVNRGLAYSVSSAFSPGLEPGPFAVALETKNASAAEAINQVVAQLNRIKTQAVTAEELKDAKSYLVGSFSRKMDSMSKRAGLLGYVEVYGLGLDYPWRYPELIQHLTPADIQQVADKYIHPDKYLLVIVGKKSAMTSLPGPAPSQKQEEKKDEKAQSHN